The following proteins are co-located in the Sphingomonas panacis genome:
- a CDS encoding putative bifunctional diguanylate cyclase/phosphodiesterase → MRHRRIAAAVAAVLAVVLAGIAARDLGTALVALIFAATCAVGLLLASGRTAAARRAAINGAVQRLAVAAEGDLSSTVPAITTAHAPELASAMAALFEAQATALDTVSQLAMFDAVTGLPNRTSFRRSCERVLAEMTEGQSAALLFIDLDRFKLVNDTMGHATGDLLLEMVANRLRAVGERFASECERHSPLIGRLAGDEFTMFFVGLADAATVARLCRSVLFALAEPFCLHGSDVTIGASIGIAMRPDHGETLTELMRAADVAMYHAKATGRGRAEYFSEALAAGIAQGHQLESELRDAIRDDQFMLVFQPQVCASDGTIVAAEALVRWRHPRDGFRLPGSFIQRAEETGLIVEIGEWVVREVAATIARWGRIGIEQRLAINVSPRQIDHVTFFEQLRAEMRAANAPARLLELEISESLAMRCSESVIDAIRQLRVDGATIAIDDYGTAASSLPRLRRLPIDRIKLDRSLIEHVVEDAQARAVAQAVIGLAHGLGCEAVGEGIETRAQADVLRVIGCDVIQGYAIAEPMAEEAFIAWARGVTPLGEDTRASA, encoded by the coding sequence TTGAGGCACCGGCGCATAGCGGCGGCAGTCGCTGCCGTGCTGGCGGTGGTGCTTGCCGGCATCGCGGCGCGCGATCTCGGCACGGCTCTGGTCGCGCTGATCTTCGCTGCCACCTGCGCCGTCGGCCTGTTGCTGGCGTCCGGCCGCACCGCCGCCGCCCGGCGCGCAGCGATCAACGGCGCGGTGCAACGGCTTGCCGTCGCCGCCGAGGGGGATCTCAGCAGCACCGTTCCCGCGATCACCACCGCGCACGCGCCAGAACTGGCGAGCGCGATGGCGGCCCTGTTCGAGGCGCAGGCGACCGCACTCGACACGGTGAGCCAGCTCGCCATGTTCGATGCCGTGACGGGCCTGCCCAACCGCACCAGCTTCCGCCGCAGTTGCGAACGCGTGCTCGCCGAAATGACCGAGGGGCAAAGCGCGGCGCTGCTGTTCATCGATCTCGATCGGTTCAAGCTGGTCAACGACACGATGGGGCATGCCACCGGCGATCTGCTGCTCGAAATGGTGGCGAACCGGCTGCGCGCGGTCGGCGAACGCTTCGCCAGCGAATGCGAACGGCATTCGCCGCTGATCGGGCGGCTCGCCGGCGACGAGTTCACGATGTTCTTCGTCGGCCTCGCCGATGCGGCGACGGTCGCGCGGCTCTGCCGCAGCGTGCTGTTCGCGCTGGCCGAGCCGTTCTGCCTGCACGGCAGCGACGTGACGATCGGGGCATCGATCGGAATCGCGATGCGTCCTGATCACGGCGAGACGCTGACCGAACTGATGCGCGCCGCCGATGTCGCGATGTACCACGCCAAGGCGACCGGCCGCGGCCGCGCCGAGTATTTCTCCGAGGCGCTCGCCGCCGGTATCGCGCAAGGCCATCAGCTCGAAAGCGAATTGCGCGACGCGATCCGCGACGATCAGTTCATGCTCGTCTTCCAGCCGCAGGTCTGCGCCAGCGACGGCACGATCGTCGCGGCGGAGGCGCTGGTGCGCTGGCGCCATCCGCGCGACGGTTTCCGCCTGCCGGGCAGCTTCATCCAGCGCGCCGAGGAAACCGGGCTGATCGTCGAGATCGGCGAATGGGTGGTGCGGGAGGTCGCCGCGACGATCGCGCGCTGGGGACGGATCGGCATCGAGCAGCGGCTCGCGATCAACGTCTCGCCGCGCCAGATCGACCATGTCACCTTCTTCGAACAGTTGCGCGCCGAAATGCGGGCGGCGAACGCACCGGCAAGGTTGCTCGAACTCGAAATTTCCGAATCGCTGGCGATGCGATGCAGTGAATCGGTGATCGACGCGATCCGGCAGTTGCGCGTCGATGGCGCGACGATCGCGATCGACGATTACGGCACCGCCGCCTCGAGCCTGCCACGGTTGCGCAGGCTGCCGATCGACCGGATCAAGCTCGACCGTTCGCTGATCGAGCATGTCGTCGAGGACGCGCAGGCCCGCGCGGTCGCGCAGGCGGTGATCGGGCTGGCGCACGGGCTCGGCTGCGAGGCGGTCGGCGAGGGGATCGAGACGCGCGCGCAGGCGGACGTGCTGCGCGTGATCGGCTGCGACGTGATCCAGGGCTATGCCATCGCCGAGCCGATGGCCGAGGAAGCGTTCATCGCCTGGGCACGCGGTGTAACGCCGCTTGGTGAGGACACGCGCGCGTCGGCGTGA
- a CDS encoding sensor histidine kinase — translation MIAPEATEDIEVVADMPERHEWHPEHLRRAIVAAGVALWAWNVDSDGFTMDAIGLELWGLPDRKNVTFEQLSARIHPADRDRVRSAFTATRAILGPYETDFRILIGDEVRWIAARGQGEDVGIVGRTMYGIFLDVTGRKQAEEGHELLAGEMSHRVKNLLAIASGLTAISSRSADSAEQMASELTDRLSALGRAHDLVRPLPNGQGDAALLGDLLSVLLAPYDDLGAFKGRIRVAVERMGVGEKAATGLALVIHELATNAMKYGALSVPVGTLDVSSVAEDDYIVVTWLEHGGPDVRAPEDSGFGTRLVARTVTYQLGGTIAYDWGETGLIVTLRMSRARLAS, via the coding sequence GTGATCGCGCCCGAGGCAACTGAGGATATCGAAGTGGTTGCTGACATGCCCGAACGCCACGAATGGCATCCCGAACATCTGCGCCGCGCCATCGTCGCCGCCGGGGTCGCGCTATGGGCATGGAATGTCGATAGCGATGGCTTCACGATGGACGCGATCGGGCTGGAATTGTGGGGCCTGCCCGACCGCAAGAACGTCACGTTCGAGCAACTCTCGGCACGCATCCACCCCGCCGACCGCGACCGGGTGCGCTCCGCCTTCACCGCGACGCGCGCGATCCTCGGGCCGTATGAGACCGATTTCCGCATCCTGATCGGCGACGAGGTGCGCTGGATCGCCGCGCGCGGGCAGGGCGAGGATGTCGGCATCGTCGGGCGCACGATGTACGGCATCTTCCTCGACGTGACCGGGCGCAAGCAGGCCGAGGAAGGGCACGAGCTGCTCGCCGGGGAGATGAGCCACCGCGTCAAGAATCTGCTCGCGATCGCCTCCGGGCTGACCGCGATCTCCTCGCGCTCGGCCGATAGCGCCGAACAGATGGCGAGCGAACTGACCGACCGCCTCTCGGCGCTCGGCCGCGCGCACGATCTCGTCCGTCCGCTCCCCAACGGGCAGGGCGATGCCGCGCTGCTCGGCGATCTGCTCTCGGTGCTGCTTGCGCCCTATGACGATCTCGGCGCGTTCAAGGGGCGAATCCGCGTCGCGGTCGAGCGGATGGGCGTCGGCGAGAAGGCCGCGACCGGCCTCGCGCTGGTGATCCACGAACTCGCCACCAACGCGATGAAATACGGCGCGCTGTCGGTCCCGGTCGGCACGCTCGACGTGTCGAGCGTCGCCGAAGATGACTACATCGTCGTGACCTGGCTCGAACATGGCGGGCCGGATGTCCGCGCGCCCGAGGACAGCGGCTTCGGCACCCGGCTCGTCGCGCGCACCGTGACCTATCAGCTCGGCGGCACGATCGCCTATGACTGGGGCGAGACGGGGCTGATCGTGACGCTCCGCATGAGCCGCGCGCGGCTGGCGTCGTAG
- a CDS encoding TonB-dependent receptor domain-containing protein: protein MKFGKYSGAAVLALAVAALAGPADAQEAAPSADASDIVVTGSRIRRNPLDQDKPVITVDQSAIGKTGLSSIADVLQRLPSAGGGLNTKVNNAGNIGGPPDGTGVSSGAAEIDLRYLGAKRTLVLVDGMRYVNGSSAGGIPASVDLNTIPTNMIERVEVLQSGASPLYGSDAVAGVVNIITKQSQKGLQANAQFGTYRQGDGHTQNYELSYGIQKPESGTSAVFGGYYTKQEPVKTADRAISQYPSPYATSCTDPAFPDGVGCSGTPPLGRYRVSSAVGKLIGIGTDVTLRAPVAGRNPTAADYTAFNNAGRFNFAPFNYLLTPSERYGAFFNFKQELSDSVHFRTKIIYNKRNSTTQAAFLPLAIGPGAGNGNLLDRISIDATNPYNPFGVTLSSGVNLDGTPSALPANYTGINRRFVEGGQRTFSQDVNTFSASATLDGSFHVGEHKWYWDINGVYGLNDAHQVFTGNLNAARLAQALGPVANCTGDCVPFNIFGGAAVGGTGTITPAMLKYVTFDERDKSKQRLADFTANLSGDLFDLPAGAVGVAIGYEHRDQQASYDPDPVIVAGLGADVPTSPARGGFNTDEIYGEIRVPILANVPFFHRLEFDGAVRHSNYSTFGGNTTFTASGLWKPVPDLLFRGGYAESLRAPSIGELYAGRSRSDATINDPCTSASGGSFQSNATVRANCIANGVPANGSYAEPQGGQIGIFSQGSTALKPETSTTWTAGGVYSPSWARGSFASTLSLEVNYYSIELKNAVDSVPGTLTLNRCAFFGDPVSCANITRTTTGDVAGVNGTLQNLNSINTEGLDATFLYRSPSVYGGTIGLSANAAYLIKYDVSPPAELKAPTLVCKGSERCLATDQAFPEFKLNTTLDWSSAAFGASFTARYISAVYEGDGHRMGATFYGDVQLYFSPEWMDHKMRLTAGVNNIFNKAPPACNTCDSANFDPTTYDLPGQFGYLRLSYGL, encoded by the coding sequence ATGAAGTTTGGGAAATATTCGGGTGCTGCGGTGCTCGCTCTGGCCGTGGCGGCGCTCGCCGGGCCGGCGGATGCGCAGGAGGCTGCACCGTCAGCGGACGCCAGCGATATCGTCGTGACGGGATCGCGCATCCGCCGCAATCCGCTCGATCAGGACAAGCCGGTCATCACGGTCGATCAGTCGGCGATCGGCAAGACCGGCCTCAGTTCGATCGCGGACGTGCTGCAACGCCTGCCGAGCGCGGGTGGCGGCCTCAACACCAAAGTCAACAACGCCGGCAACATCGGTGGTCCGCCCGACGGCACCGGCGTCAGCTCGGGCGCGGCGGAAATCGACCTGCGCTATCTCGGCGCCAAGCGGACGCTCGTGCTGGTAGACGGCATGCGCTACGTCAACGGCTCGTCGGCGGGCGGCATTCCGGCCTCGGTCGATCTCAACACGATCCCGACCAACATGATCGAGCGCGTCGAGGTGCTTCAGTCGGGTGCGTCGCCGCTCTACGGTTCGGACGCGGTCGCGGGCGTGGTCAACATCATCACCAAGCAGAGCCAGAAGGGCCTGCAAGCCAACGCGCAGTTCGGCACCTACCGTCAGGGTGACGGCCACACCCAGAATTACGAGCTGAGCTACGGCATCCAGAAGCCGGAGAGCGGCACCTCGGCGGTGTTCGGCGGCTATTACACCAAGCAAGAGCCGGTTAAGACCGCAGACCGCGCGATCTCGCAATATCCGTCACCCTATGCGACGAGCTGCACCGATCCCGCCTTCCCCGATGGCGTCGGGTGCAGCGGCACGCCGCCGCTCGGGCGATACCGCGTCAGCAGCGCGGTCGGCAAACTGATCGGCATCGGCACCGATGTGACGCTCAGAGCCCCGGTTGCGGGCCGCAACCCGACCGCGGCGGACTACACGGCGTTCAACAACGCCGGACGCTTCAACTTCGCGCCGTTCAACTATCTGCTCACCCCGTCCGAACGCTACGGCGCGTTCTTCAACTTCAAGCAGGAATTGTCCGATTCGGTGCATTTCCGCACCAAGATCATCTACAACAAGCGCAATTCGACGACCCAGGCGGCCTTCCTGCCGCTGGCGATCGGGCCTGGCGCCGGCAACGGCAACCTGCTCGACCGCATCTCGATCGACGCGACCAACCCGTACAACCCGTTCGGCGTGACGCTCTCCTCGGGCGTCAATCTCGATGGTACGCCGTCGGCGCTTCCGGCCAACTACACCGGGATCAACCGGCGCTTCGTCGAAGGCGGCCAGCGCACCTTCTCGCAGGATGTGAACACCTTCTCCGCGAGCGCAACGCTCGATGGCTCGTTCCATGTCGGCGAGCATAAATGGTATTGGGACATCAACGGCGTCTACGGCCTGAATGATGCGCATCAGGTGTTCACCGGCAACCTCAATGCCGCCAGGCTCGCGCAGGCGCTCGGCCCGGTCGCGAACTGCACCGGCGATTGCGTGCCGTTCAACATCTTCGGCGGTGCGGCCGTGGGCGGTACGGGAACGATCACCCCGGCGATGCTCAAGTACGTGACCTTCGACGAACGCGACAAGAGCAAGCAGCGCTTGGCCGATTTCACCGCAAACCTGTCGGGCGATCTGTTCGATCTGCCGGCGGGCGCGGTCGGTGTCGCGATCGGCTACGAACATCGCGACCAGCAGGCGAGCTACGATCCCGATCCCGTGATCGTCGCCGGCCTCGGCGCCGACGTTCCGACCAGCCCGGCGCGGGGCGGGTTCAACACCGACGAGATCTACGGCGAAATCCGCGTGCCGATCCTCGCCAACGTGCCGTTCTTCCACCGCCTCGAATTCGATGGCGCGGTTCGGCATTCGAACTATTCGACGTTCGGCGGCAACACGACGTTCACCGCCTCGGGCCTGTGGAAGCCGGTCCCCGACCTGTTGTTCCGTGGCGGCTATGCCGAAAGCCTGCGCGCACCGAGCATCGGCGAGCTGTACGCCGGCCGCTCGCGTTCCGACGCGACGATCAACGATCCGTGCACCAGCGCATCGGGCGGCAGCTTCCAGAGCAACGCGACCGTCCGCGCGAACTGCATCGCCAACGGCGTGCCTGCCAACGGCAGCTACGCCGAACCGCAGGGCGGCCAGATCGGCATCTTCTCGCAAGGCAGCACCGCGCTCAAGCCCGAGACCTCGACGACCTGGACCGCTGGCGGCGTCTACAGCCCATCCTGGGCACGCGGCAGCTTCGCCAGCACGCTCAGCCTGGAAGTCAATTACTACAGCATCGAGCTGAAGAACGCGGTCGATTCGGTGCCGGGCACGCTCACGCTCAACCGCTGCGCCTTCTTCGGTGATCCGGTGAGCTGCGCCAACATCACGCGCACCACCACCGGCGACGTCGCTGGCGTCAACGGCACGTTGCAGAACCTCAACTCGATCAACACCGAGGGTCTCGACGCGACCTTCCTGTACCGCTCGCCGAGCGTGTACGGCGGCACGATCGGGCTGAGCGCGAACGCGGCGTACCTCATCAAGTACGACGTCAGCCCGCCCGCCGAACTCAAGGCGCCAACCCTGGTCTGCAAGGGCTCCGAGCGGTGCCTCGCCACCGATCAGGCCTTCCCGGAGTTCAAGCTGAACACCACGCTCGACTGGTCGAGCGCGGCGTTCGGTGCATCGTTCACCGCGCGCTACATCAGTGCGGTGTACGAAGGCGACGGTCACCGCATGGGCGCGACCTTCTACGGCGACGTTCAGCTCTATTTCTCGCCAGAGTGGATGGACCACAAGATGCGGCTCACCGCCGGGGTGAACAACATCTTCAACAAGGCGCCGCCGGCCTGCAACACCTGCGACAGCGCGAACTTCGACCCGACCACCTATGACCTGCCGGGCCAGTTCGGATATCTGCGGCTGTCCTACGGCCTCTGA
- a CDS encoding alkylphosphonate utilization protein, with the protein MSDDDYVYDEESGEWVSAADLAEKTKLASQVEVRDAVGNLLADGDQVTLIKDLEVKGAGQTLKRGTLIKSIRLTGDAQEIDCRYDGIKGLVLRAEFVKKR; encoded by the coding sequence GTGAGCGACGACGACTATGTGTATGACGAGGAGAGCGGCGAGTGGGTGTCGGCGGCGGACCTCGCCGAGAAGACCAAGCTGGCGTCTCAGGTCGAGGTGCGCGACGCGGTCGGCAATCTGCTCGCCGACGGGGACCAGGTGACGCTCATCAAGGATCTCGAGGTCAAGGGCGCCGGCCAGACGCTGAAGCGCGGCACGCTCATCAAGTCGATCCGGCTGACCGGAGATGCGCAGGAAATCGACTGCCGCTACGATGGCATCAAGGGCCTCGTGCTGCGCGCGGAGTTCGTCAAGAAGCGCTGA